The following proteins come from a genomic window of Galactobacillus timonensis:
- a CDS encoding RNA polymerase sigma factor — MEDQDIVNLYWQRNEQAITETDRKYGRLCHGIAGKIVSPSDADECVNDTWLKTWNALPPEKPTLLGAYVAKIVRRLALNIYAASHAQKRGNGEADLAMEELEEVLSDGSSTEQEADAALLRDAIQTFLEQQSEENRKIFLQRYWYMRTVNEIARDTHRSVSAVKMILMRMRNGLKDELVKGGFYEED; from the coding sequence ATGGAAGATCAGGATATTGTCAACCTCTACTGGCAGCGCAATGAACAGGCAATCACGGAGACGGACCGCAAGTACGGCCGTCTTTGTCATGGCATTGCGGGAAAGATCGTGTCACCTTCGGATGCGGATGAGTGCGTCAATGATACGTGGCTCAAGACATGGAACGCCCTGCCCCCGGAGAAGCCGACGCTGTTAGGTGCGTATGTGGCAAAGATCGTACGCCGCCTGGCATTGAATATCTATGCCGCGTCACATGCACAGAAGCGCGGAAACGGTGAGGCGGATCTTGCGATGGAGGAGCTGGAGGAAGTGCTTTCCGATGGTTCAAGTACGGAGCAGGAAGCCGATGCGGCATTATTGCGGGATGCGATTCAAACGTTTCTTGAACAGCAGTCCGAAGAAAACCGGAAGATATTTCTGCAGCGCTACTGGTATATGCGGACCGTTAATGAGATTGCCAGGGACACGCATCGCAGCGTGAGTGCGGTGAAGATGATACTGATGCGGATGCGCAATGGGCTGAAAGATGAACTTGTGAAGGGTGGCTTTTATGAAGAAGACTAA
- a CDS encoding subtype B tannase, with amino-acid sequence MSDPLTFPKETYEVRTLTLDNRTITYRAYMGLSYCTHPLDPIQKLNLFVPEAYYHNGTIGNYQADNAPIFLPNTVGGYLPGPADEPGIDTHFKQINSIFRALEHGYVVASGGVRGRTSGKKTDEFFEGSKAGSLGEQTGRMVGRAPAFIVDYKAIIRYLRHNRGAFPGNTDRIITNGTSAGGALSALAGASGNSPDYEPYLKEIGAAEERDDIFAASCYCPIHNLEHADMAYEWQFCGINDWHRTRHMRTENGIIRVPDDGVMTAEQTSVSKPLKQLFTGYVNSIGLKDGDGTVLTLDEAGEGSFKEYVKQAVIHSADRELMTHDTKEKRTSFMTKGSEVEAQDYLIIENRHVVDLDWDTYIHTITRMKAAPAFDALDLKSPENEEFGDENVDARHFTAFSQEHSTVKDAQLASPDIIKEMNPLSYIAKADTAKYWRIRHGSFDRDTSLAIPVILATTLKNAGCDVDFRLPWGLPHSGDYDLEQLFEWIDSIVTKEEKK; translated from the coding sequence ATGAGCGATCCGCTAACATTTCCCAAAGAAACGTATGAGGTCCGTACATTGACACTGGACAATCGGACCATCACATACCGCGCCTATATGGGACTGAGCTACTGCACACATCCCCTGGATCCGATTCAGAAGCTGAATCTCTTTGTCCCGGAGGCCTATTACCATAACGGAACGATCGGAAACTATCAGGCAGATAATGCCCCGATTTTTCTTCCAAACACGGTCGGCGGCTATCTGCCCGGACCCGCGGATGAACCGGGGATTGACACTCACTTCAAGCAGATCAATTCCATCTTCCGCGCCCTCGAGCATGGCTATGTCGTGGCCAGCGGCGGCGTCCGCGGACGTACATCCGGGAAAAAGACAGATGAATTCTTCGAAGGAAGTAAGGCTGGTTCTTTAGGAGAACAGACTGGTCGCATGGTCGGCCGCGCCCCCGCCTTCATCGTCGACTACAAGGCAATCATCCGTTATCTGCGTCATAATCGCGGCGCTTTCCCGGGCAATACGGACCGCATCATCACCAACGGCACCAGTGCCGGAGGCGCACTGTCCGCCCTTGCCGGTGCCTCCGGGAACAGCCCCGACTATGAACCATATCTCAAAGAGATCGGCGCCGCGGAAGAAAGAGATGATATCTTCGCCGCCAGCTGCTACTGCCCGATCCATAATCTTGAACATGCGGACATGGCCTACGAGTGGCAGTTCTGCGGCATCAACGACTGGCACCGTACCAGGCACATGCGCACGGAGAACGGCATCATCCGCGTCCCCGATGATGGTGTGATGACAGCGGAACAGACATCTGTGTCGAAGCCTCTGAAACAGCTGTTTACTGGCTATGTCAATTCCATCGGCCTGAAGGACGGGGATGGAACTGTACTCACTCTTGATGAAGCAGGTGAAGGTTCCTTCAAGGAGTATGTCAAGCAGGCCGTCATTCATTCTGCGGATAGGGAACTGATGACCCATGACACAAAAGAAAAGCGCACTTCCTTCATGACCAAGGGCAGCGAGGTTGAGGCACAGGACTATCTCATCATTGAGAACCGTCATGTCGTTGATCTTGACTGGGATACCTATATCCATACGATTACGCGGATGAAGGCGGCACCTGCCTTTGATGCATTGGATCTCAAGAGTCCGGAGAATGAAGAGTTCGGTGATGAAAATGTCGATGCCCGTCATTTCACCGCATTCTCCCAAGAGCACAGCACCGTAAAGGACGCACAGCTTGCAAGCCCGGACATCATCAAAGAAATGAATCCCCTCAGCTATATCGCAAAAGCAGATACCGCAAAGTACTGGCGCATTCGGCACGGATCGTTTGACCGCGATACGTCGCTGGCGATCCCGGTGATTCTTGCGACCACGCTGAAGAACGCTGGCTGTGACGTAGACTTCCGCCTGCCGTGGGGTCTTCCCCACAGTGGGGACTATGATCTGGAGCAGCTGTTTGAGTGGATTGATTCGATCGTAACGAAGGAAGAAAAGAAGTAA